Genomic DNA from Methanosarcina sp. MTP4:
AGAGCCAGTGGACGCTTGAGACTTTAAAAGTTCAGGCTGAAGAAAATGTCCTGACGAATTCTTCTATTGTGACGGAACTTGCCCTTGAAAACTTCGAAAGTGAAGGAGTTGCTGAAACAGATGAAAGCCTGGAGAAGCTGCAGAAAGTAAAGGAATTGCATGAAAAGATCCTTTCCGGAATGTGAAAATAGAAGAAATTGAGGAGATAAGTTTTCCTTTTCCTTTCCCTTTTCTTCTTCTTTCATTCAAGTTCTTTCCTTTCTACCTTTTTTCTTTTCTGGCCCCCCTTTATTCCTTTATCCCTTTAATTTACCCTTCTTTTTCTCCCTTCTCGCCTTTCCTCCCGCCTTCTCCTTCTTTACTTTTTCGTTTTGGTGTCTTTTTTTCTCATTATTTCTTCCGTTTTCTTTCCCTATTCTGGAATATGTCCCCCTTGCCGGGGTTGCTGCGTTTAACAGGACAAAAAAATGGAGGAAAATGAAAAATTTAATATCCTGCCCGGTCATAATTTATAGTAAAGGCTGCGGAATTGGAGGTGAAGTATGCCTTTAACAGAAGAAGCTCGGCTGCTTGACCAGGGATTCTCGGCGGTTCGGGCGAGGAATGAAGTGCAGCTCCTCCGGACGGTCGACGATCTGGGTGATCTCGGAATCAAATGTGTCGGGCAGTTTCCGGAAGCAGGTCCGGAAAAGGTGGTCTCCTGCATACAAACCCTCGGTGAAGTTGCGGTTGAAAAGGGACTGACAGTAGGTCTCCTTGATGCATCGGTTTCACTGGGAAGAATCGGACAGGAAGCGGCTAGAAAGGGGGTTGAAGAGACGGTCTTAGCTGTTGCATCGGCTCTTTTGACTCTCGGAAAAAAGGCATCTGATAGTGGAATGCCGGTATCTCTCAGGCTTGTGGCTACTACCCTGAAAGAAGTCGGAAAAGAGGCGGCCAGGAAGGGAATGGAAAAAGCCGCCATCACCAGCCAGTCTCTCCTGAAAGAAATTGCTACTTTTTCCGGGTGTGAGGACCTGGAAGTGTTCCAGGCTGATATCCCCTCGCTGATCCGGGATGTCGGAAAAAGTGCTGCAGGGGCAGGGCTTGAAAACGCTGTTATAAGTGCCGAACTCCTGCTGGAAGACGCTCAGATTGCGCTGAACTGGGCTCTGCTCAGGAAAAGGAAGAGCCTGTATAAAGAGCGGAGGATTTGCGAAGAAACGTGCACTCCTCTCTACTGTCTCGGAGAACTCGGAAAACTTTCCTCCCGGAGGAAGCTGGAACTTGCCGCTGCTCAGGCGGCTCTCTCTATCGAAATTGTCAGGAAGAACGCTGAGGCTGGTTACCTGGGAAATACCGTACTTTCGGCCGAGTGCCTGCTTGACTCTTTCCTGGACGTAAAGGTTCCGCGTGCAAAACTGAACCGGAATGCGGAGGAAATTAGGAGGTTGCACGAAAAGATTTATAGCCAGTTTGCTGAAGTCCGGTAAGGGTTACTTACAATCTTTCGAAAATGTTTCAATCTTTCTGAATTTTTTGAATACAGTTTTGAAAGATTTTCCGGAAACTTTCTTTTCAGAGGTATTTTTAAGGATTTTTTATCTTCATAAATGCCTTTTTACCCTTTTCCGGTTTCTTAATTTCTTTTTTAAGGTTTTATACTCTTTTTTCAGGGGTATTAGCCCCGGATATGCTGATTATATTTCTAAAAATATAGGAAGACTAATATCAGAGTAAACATATAGGATATCAGATAATTATCCAAAATCTAACCTTTCAAGCATTATTTGATTAAAAGGGGTGTAAATATGTTCACAATGAATGAACAGAAGGCAATTGAACTGGGAGAAGCAGGAATAAAGGCAGCCAGTGAAAGAAACGAATATGACGCTATCCAGAATATCGACTACCTCAGGGAACTCGGGGTAGAACTTATCAAAGGGGATTTAGAGAAAGAATCCAAAATGGTTGCCGTATACATAAGGAATATCGGCACCAAAGCTGCCCAGAAGAGGTTTGAAGAGCCTGCTACTGCTGCAATAGAAGCCCTGAAAGAGCTTTCGGAAATGTCACTTGAAAAAGGTTACTCCAATGCTCTCTGGTCGCTTGCAAGAGCCGTGCAGGAAGTGGGAAAGGGAGCTGCCCATTTCAAAATCGAGGTGCCTGCACAAAAAGCAGTTGGAGTCCTTGAAATAATAGGGCTCGGAGCCGTTGAGAAGAAAATGGAAGTTGTCACCCTCTGGACTACCCTCGCTCTTGAAGAAATCGATTTTGTATCCAATGAACAGGAATTGCCTGAAATCGTGGATGCAGCAAAGGCCGCCTGTGAAGCAATCATAAAGTCCTCGGAAGAAAAAGGCTTTATTGCCAGGCAGCAGATAGAAGTCTACCCCAAACTTATCTACGATACCATCAAGAACTTCGGAGGCTATCAGGACCTCAGGCCCTCCAGCTATCAGGATCAGGCCAACGAAGCATTCCGTGAGGAAACGTTTTTCGAAGAGGAAGCCGAAGACGAGGAAGCTGAAACCGAGGAAGCTGAAACCGAGGAAGCTGAAACTGAGGAAGCTGAAACCGAGGAAGCTGAAAATAAGGATAAATAATCAGGTAGAGCAAGCAGTCTGAAAGCAGAAGAAAAATAAGGAAATCATTCCTGCTGCACAGGCGGATGGAGAAGCTCATGGCCGGTTTCTAACAACCGGTTTTCTTTTTTCAATTTTTGTTCATCCCTTTCCGACTTCTCGTTTCTCTTTTTAAATTTCCCGTTCCCTTTTTCGACTTCCCCGTTCTTTTCCTTAACTTGCACATTTCCTTGTTTGGGTTTCTTTTCTTCTCTTTTAATATTTTCTTTTTTTATATTTTCTCTTTTAATATTTTCTTTTTTTATATTTTCTTTTTCAAACCCTCTGGCAATTTCCAGAAAACTCTCAATTATTTTCAGCCCGTTGGGGGTTAGTACGGATTCCGGGTGGAACTGGAGGCCGTATATCGGGTACTTTTCATGCTCCACTGCCATGATGCTTCCGTCTTCTGCCCTGGCGGTTATCCTGATTCCGGGGGCTGGATATCCAATTTCCAGGGAATGGTATCGTCCGGCTTCAAATGTTTCTCCCATCTCTCCGAAAAGCGAGGAACTGTTGTGCCTGATCTGTGAACTTTTCCCGTGCACCGGGCCTGCTTTACTTCTTCTGACCGTCCCACCGAATGTGAAATTGATCGCCTGGTGTCCCAGGCAGACCCCGAGCAGGGGAATTTCCGGTCCCAGTTCCCGGATGATGTCTATGCAGTTCCCTATATCTTTCGGGTCCGAGGGGTTGCCAGGACCCGGGGAAATCACCAGCGCATCGGGGGCCAGAGCCCTTACCTCTTCTACAGGGACCGTGTTCGGGAGAACCACGGTATCTTTTTCAAAATATGAAATGTAATCCACAAGGTTCCATACAAAGGAATCCCTGTTGTTTATGAAAACCACCTTCATCAATAACGCCTCCTCTCAAGCTCCTTTTTTTGAATTCTCTTTCTGCTTTTTCGTCCCGGTTTTCTCAGGCTCCCTCTTCTATAGCCCTTAGCATGGCAGCCATTTTCCTTTCGGTCTCCCGGAACTCGTATGCCGGGTCCGAATCCGCAACAATGCCGGCTCCTGCCTGCACGGAAGCAAGCTTTCCCCGGACAAGCACGGTCCGGATAACGATTGCAAAGTCCGCGTCCCCGTTCCAGCTGTAGTAGCCGACTCCGCCTCCGTAGACACCCCTGGGGGAGTTTTCGAGTTCGGAAATGATCTCCATAGCCCGGATTTTCGGGGCTCCGGAGAGAGTCCCTGCGGGAAAAACCGCCCTGAAGGCATCGAACTGGTCACATTCGGGCCTTAGTTTTCCCGAAACCGTACTTTCGATATGCTGGACATGGGAATATTTCAGGACCTTCATGAAATCGGAAACCTTAACCGAACCGCTTTCCGCAACCATCCGGACGTCATTTCGCCCCAGGTCCACCAGCATTACGTGCTCGGCCCTTTCCTTTTCATCCCCGAGCATCCGGGCTGCCAGTTCCTCATCTTCGGCTCCGGTCTTTCCTCTGGGACAGGTGCCTGCTATAGGGTTTGTGATTACGGTCCGTTCGTGCACGGTAAGCAGGGTCTCGGGGCTTGCCCCGACGATTGCCAGGTCTCCGAACTCGAAGAGGTACATGTAGGGGCTCGGGTTGATTGCCCTGAGCCGGGTATAGAGTTCGAAAGGCGACTCTTTAAGCTGAAACTCCCGCTTTCTGGAAAGTACAACCTGGAAGATGTCCCCGGCAAAAATGTGTTCCTTTGCCTGGAGCACCGCCGCTTCAAACCCTGCTCTTTCCGACTCTTCCACACCGGGAACCGGGGTAGGGGGTGAAGTTCTTGAAATTGAGGCGGGGCTTTCCATAAAGTTTTCTTCGCTACCTTCTTCTTCTTCTTCTTCTTCTTCTTCCTTTTCTTTTCCTTCTTCCTTTTCTTTTCCTTCTTCCTTTTCTTTTCCTTCTTCCTTTTCTTTTCCTTCTTCCCTCACTGCTTTTTCAAGCAGGGTGTACAGTTTTTTTGCCTCTGAAACTGCCTGTCCGTAAAGGGCTTCCGGGTCTGAGCCGGGCCTTATGAAGGGTGTGAGCACGATGTAGATGTCTCCTTTCAGGTGGTCGAAGACAAAACTTTTGGAAACCAGCAGGTACTGAAGTTCGGGAACATCGGACTCGAAACCTTTCCCGGTGTCTAACCAGCTGTCATAGATTGCATCATAGGCCGTAAAGCCGATTGCACCTCCCAGGAAGGTCTGCCTGTCAAAACGTTTCGAATTCAAAAGGCCTATCCCGTCTGCTGTGGGAAAAGCAAGGCGGAGGGCATCGAAGAGGTCTTTTCCGGGTGGGACTGCTGCCCTGATGGTATTTTCTCCCGTTTCCGGATCTCTGCAACCTTCCGTGATTTCCTTACGGACCTGCTCGAAAAGGCCGGAAGCTTCCTTTTTCAGGAGTTCGACACTGATTTCCCTGTCTTTTATGGTCAGCACGGCGTCAGGGTCGCTTCCTACAAAGGAGTACCTTGCCTTTGTCTTTTCTTTTTCCACGGATTCCAGCATGTAAGAGTAGCCCGGGCAGCCTTCGCTCTTGTCTGCACCCTTGTCTGCACTCTGGTCTTTGCCCTGGCCTTTGCCCTGGCCTTTGCCCTGCTTTCCTGTCCCCTGCTTTCCTGTTTCCTGCTGGCCTGCGTCCTGTGTCCTCTTCAGAGTCCTGTAAAGCTGCAGGGGGGTGAGGTTTCGGATCATGGCTGAGTCCACTTTTGCCAGGAGCTGGATGATGGCGGGCTTTTCCAGCCCTGAGACAAGCTTTTCGAATCCTTCTTTTCCAAGGTCAAAGGAAAACATCGGCGCACCTCACTTCTTGAATAAAGCTCCGGATTTTCAGAGCATCTTTTTTTCCTCCGCTTTCGACCCCCGAGGCCGTGTCAACCGCATAGGGGGATACGGTCCTTATCGCCTCCCGCACGTTTTCAGGTTTCAACCCTCCGGCCAGGACCAGGGGAAGACGGCTTTCTTCGGCAATTTGCCGGCTCAGAGCCCAGTCGTGGACACAGCCGGTGCCTCCGTTTTTCCCGGCAAGCCCCGAGTCCAGGAGCACACTGTCCACAGTTCCGCTTTCTTCCAGCTCACGGACCTCCTCAAGGAGCCGCTTGGCAAGGTTCCGGAGCTTTGAAGCCCCCAGGCCTGCAGGCACGGAGAGGGCTTTTATGATCGGGAGATCCGTATTTTCCCTTAAGATTTCCAGTTCAGGGAGGGGAAGCCCGGAATGGACCTGCACGATGTCGGGCCGGACTTTTTCAATGAGGGACAGGGCCTGGTTTGCGTTTTCAGGCATGATGACCATTACGGAGTCCAGGCATTTGGGGACTTTTGCGACCAGGGATGCTGCGGTTCCGGCTTCCAGTTTCCTGGGGCTTTCCACCGGGACTTCAGTGATAAAACCCACCGCATCAGCCCCTGCCCTTTCCGCAACTTCGATATCCTCGGGGGTGCGAAGCCCGCAAATCTTTACCCGGGTCTTTGGCCGGGTCTTTGGCTGGGTCTCTGGATTTGGGTTTTTCAAGCTTTTTTTCATGCCTTTTCCCCGGAGGCGGGGCTTAACGAAGGAGTGCCGGAAGCCGGCATGAGGGTTTCTTCGAGGGTGCTCCGCTTTTTGCCCTGTTCGTGAAGTTCGGCTGTGAAAGTTTTGAACTGGTTGAACTTGACCATGACTTTCCCGCTGTCAATGGCGTCCTCGGCAATCGGGATTGCCTGCCTGATGGAGCCCACGATCCCGCTGACGTAGAGGGCCGCAGCGGCGTTCAGGATCACAAGGTCCCGCTTGGGCCCCATTTGTCCCTTGAAGATGCAGAGGAGGTCCCGGGCATTTTCTTTCGGGGACCCGCCTTCGATGTCTTCGGGTTTTGCCCGGAGCATGCCCAGGGCTTCGGGGGTGAGGGTGTATGTTGAGACTTCCCCGTTTTTCAGTTCCGCAACAAAGGTTTCACTTATGTTTGAGATCTCGTCCATCCCGTCCCCGTGCACCACAAGGGCGTGTTCGGACCCGAGTTCCTTCAGGGCCCGGGCAAGGGGTTCACAGAGCTTTTTATCAAAGACCCCCACAACCTGCCCTTTCGCCCCTGCCGGGTTGGTCAGGGGGCCCAGGATGTTGAAGACCGTCCTGACCCCAAGTTTCTTCCGGACACCTGCAACCCGTTTCATTGCCGGGTGGAAGACCGGGGCAAACATGAACCCTATCCCGATTTCCTCAATGGTCCTCTGGACATTTTCGGGAGGAAGGTTCACCTTGATCCCGAGAGCGTCGAGCACGTCGGAACTCCCGGCCATGGAAGTGACTGCCCGGTTCCCGTGCTTTGCAACCGGGACCCCTGCGGCAGCAGTTATGATTGCGGCTGCCGTCGAGACGTTGATCGTGTTCAGCTTATCCCCGCCGGTCCCTACAACGTCCACAAGCCTGAAAGGCAGGTCAGGCCGGATTGTGTTGGCGGCTTTTTTCATGCCCTTTACAAAACCCGCGATTTCCTCGGGCTTTTCCCCTTTGGCCCGGAGAGCCAGCAGGAACTCCCCGATTTCCTCGTCTTCCGCCGTGCTCAGGATCTGGCTGAGCGCGTCTTCCGCCTCCTCAGGCCTGAGATCCCTGCCTTCCTGCAACTTTTTTATGTATGCCTGCATTTCTCCCTGCATTTTTCACAACTCCATGACTTTTTTTATTCTCCTGATTTGCCGGCTTCCAGGATCCCGGTTTTCAGCTCCCTTGCCAGGGTTTCCAGCCTTTTGTTCACGTTCTTCCCGGATTCGATAATCTTGATAAATGCAGAGCCAACAATCACACCGTCAGCTCCGGCTTTTCTGATCTCAGCTGCCTGGCTGCCGTTTGAAACCCCGAACCCGACAGCTTTCGGGATGTCGGTTTCCACCCTGTCAAGCAGCTCCTTCGTGGCCCCTGAAACTTCGCTGCTTGTGCCGGTGACCCCGAGCCTTGAGACCAGGTAGACAAAACCCGAACTCCGGTCCAGGACCTTCTTCACCCTTTCCCCGGTGGTGGTGGGCGCGATCAGGAAGATAAGATCCAGCCCGTGCCTCTCGCAGCTTTCCCTGAGTTCGGAGGCTTCTTCGACAGGCAGGTCCGGAATTATCAGCCCGCTTATCCCTGCTTTCGCTGAACCTTCTACGAATTTCTCAATCCCGTACCTGAATACCAGGTTATAGTAGGTCATGCACACAAGGGGAATTCGGGCAATTCCGCTGTCAAGCCCCTCAACGAGCTTGAAAAAGCGTTCCGTGTCCATGCCTGCTGCAAGCGCCCGCTGCCCTGCTGCCTGGATGGTCGGGCCGTCGGCAACAGGGTCCGAAAAGGGCAGTCCCAGTTCGATGATATCCGTCCCGCCCCTTGCAAGAGCGGCAACGATTTCCCGGGTTGCTTCAGGAGATGGGTCGCCTGCCATCACGTAGCTGACCAGGGCTCCTTCCCCCCTTGCTTTCAGTTCGGCAAACTTTTCGGATATGCTCGGTTTTCCGGTTCCGGCTGTCATTTCAGATCCAGTCTCTGCTTTCATTCCTGCTGACGTTTCAGTTCCTGTCCTGGCTTTAATCTCGGTACTCATCTTTCAGGCCTCCTTCATCTTGCTGAAGACAGTTTCAAGGTCCTTGTCCCCTCTTCCCGAGAGGTTTACTACCACAAGTTCCCCGAGTTCCCCGGCTTCGGCGGCTTTTTTCAGGTAGGCAAGCGCGTGAGAGGATTCCAGGGCAGGAATGATCCCTTCAAGCCTGCTCAGTTCGTGGAAGGCTTCCAGGGCCTTGTCGTCCGTAACATAGCGGGGAGTAACCCTCCCGCTGTCTGCAAGATCGGCTAGTTCAGGGCCGACCCCTGAGTAGTCGAGTCCTGCGGAAACGGACTCTGATTCCAGGATCTGCCCGTTCCTGTCCTGAAGCACTTTCGTCCGGGCCCCGTGCAGGACACCTTCTTCGCCAACACAGAGGGAAGCTGAGTGGAGAGCTGCCTTTTCAGTACGCTTCAGGGCTTTTCCCCCGGCTTCGACGGCAATCAGCCGGACTTCCCTGTCGTCAATGAAAGGATAGAACATCCCCATGGCATTGCTCCCGCCCCCGGCGCAGGCAATCAGGGAGTCCGGAAGCCGCCCTTCCTTTTCCATGATCTGCTCCTTGATCTCGCGCCCGATCACGCTCTGGAAGTCCCTGACGATCATGGGGTAGGGGTGCGGCCCAACAACCGAGCCGATCAGGTAATGTGTGTTCTCCACGTTCGTAACCCAGTCGCGGAGCGCCTCGTTGATTGCATCCTTGAGGGTCTGCGAGCCCGACTCCACGGGCCGGACTTCGGTGCCCATGAGTTCCATCCTGTAAGCGTTCATCTGCTGGCGCTTGATGTCCTTTGCTCCCATGTACACCACGGTATCGAAGCCCAGGTTCGCTCCTACCATCGCAGTCGCAGTCCCGTGCTGCCCGGCTCCGGTCTCGGCAATCAGCCGGGTCTTCCCCATATACTTTGCAAGGATCGCCTGTCCGATTGCGTTGTTCAGCTTATGGGCACCCCCGTGCACCAGGTCTTCGCGCTTGAGGTAGATTTTTGCCCCGTATTTCTTGCTCAAGTTCCTGGCAAAGTAGAGCGGGGTCTCCCTGCCTCCGAAATCCTTGAGGTAATGGTCCAGTTCCTTCAGGAATTCCGGGTCGTTTTTGTACCGCTCGTACCCTTCCATCAGCTCTTCAAGGGCAGGCATCAGGACTTCAGGAACGTACTGGCCCCCGTATTTGCCGTACTTTCCCTTTGCCTGTGCCTTTACCCCTGCATTTGTCCCTGTTTCCTGGCCGGAGAGTTTTCCATGCCCCGGATTTTTGATCTGTGATTCTGAAATTGTAGTTCCTGTCAATTTGATTACTCCCTTGTCTCTTTTCACGGTTGATTTTTTGAAATTTTGATTCTGGAATTTTGATTCTGGAATTTTGATTCTGGAATTTTGATTCTGGAATTTTGATTCTGGAATTTTGATTCTGGAATTTTGAAATTCAGAAATTTTGATTCTGGAATTTTGATTCCGAAATTTTGAAATTCAGAAAATTTTCCAAATTTTTAAAATTTGAAGCAGTCCCGGATTTCTTCAAACCTGAAATCCGAAATTCACTGTTCAATAAGCTGTCACGGCTCCGGAGAGCCGGTAAAAAAGAGGTCAGCAGCGCCAGGCAAGGCTCTGGACAAGTTCTTTTGTTTTTTCAAAAACTGATTCGCTTTCCATTATTACGGACCCGACCAGCACCGCATCAGCCCCTGCATCGATTACCCTGCAGACGTCATCCGTCCCACGGATCCCGCTCTCGCTCACTATAACGTGATTTATCCCGTTTTTCCGGTCGTGTTCCCGGATCAGGGGTGCAAGCTTTTCGGTGGTTTCAAGGCTGATCTCCAGGGTTTCAAGGTTCCGGTTGTTGATTCCGATTACCCTTGCAGGGGTATCGAGAGCCAGTTCCAGTTCCTCTGCATTGTGGACTTCCACCAGCGGCTCGAATCCCTTTTTAAGTGCGAGGTCAACGAAATCCAGGAGATTTTCCCCAAGGACCCCTGCGATCAGTAGGATGAGGTCGCTCTGGGTTTCCTCAAGCTGGAGCCTGTCAATTATGAAATCCTTTCTAAGGACCGGCAAACAAACCGTCCTCCTGACGGCTTCCAGGTTTTCAAGCGAGCCCCGGAACACCTCGGGTTCGGTCAGGACCGAAATCGCAACAGCTCCAGCCTCCTCCATTTCCCACGCCAGTCTTGCAGCATCTCCGGGGAGGATCTCCCTGAAGGCTTTTCCCGGGGAAGCGGGCTTGACCTCCGCAATCACGGGTACCCTGCCTTCGGCTCTGGCAACCGCTACTGCCGAAAGGAAGTCTCGCCTCTGCATACATTCGGGCATCCCTCCAAGTCTAATTTCCGGTCCGAAAGCCCTTATGCGGGTTTTTGTTGTATCGAGGATCTGCTGGATTTTAACGTGCATATGGCATCACTGTTGTATAATTATGTACAACAATGCTTAATATTGTCTTTTATATATAAAGGTTTTGGAACTGGAGAAGGAGAAACTGTAAAAATCGTCGAAAGATTTAGGTAATTTAACATTTATTGAATACAGTGCATCTTTTGAAAAAAAATACAAAAGACGGGTGGTTTAATCAAAATAACAAAATAGCCGGGAGTAAAATATGATGAAAAATAGGGAAGTTACTGACAAAATCGAGCTCATAAAAAGTTACGTAAACAGTAATTCGGGAAAGTGGGTGGAGTCTCCACGGAATAAAGCCTTTGGCGAAAACAAAAGACAAAAATACCAACTTTTTCAAAAAACCCCTGGCGACAAAATTCTCTTTAAGCTTGAATCTGGCAATCCATTATACATCGAGATTTGGAGATTCGAAGAAGCAGTAACATTTCTTGATGCTAGCAAAGGGCCTGTAAAGATTGGTGCAAAAATTTCGGAAAACTATCCCGGAATTTCACTTGAAGATCATTTGAAAAAAATAGCAAAAAGTAAATATGACCGAAGTTCTGATGTAAAAACCGCACCCCACATTGCAGATTTGCTTGTGTTAGCGGATATTGCAGAATTCAAAAGGATAATTCCTGCAAAAGGTAGAAAGGTTCATGGAGTAAAATTAAAAGGGGTTTGATTCCGGTTAAACTCCTCAAACTTAGATCTTCAGCAAATCCCCATGAACCCTTAACCATTCTTTTCTTTCTTCGTAATCCGGCAGGATTTTCTGCACCTCCTTCCAGAAAGCCTTTGAATGGTTTTTATGCTTCATGTGGCAGAGTTCGTGGACTATGACGTAATCGATTATGGACATCTTTGCCATAACGACCCGCCAGTTGAACCTGATCTGGTTTGTTTTTGAGCAGTTCCCCCACTTGTTTTTCAGGGGCTTGATTGCTTGATAGGCTATTTTCAGGGGCTGGATGGTATTTCATTCACTGGGTTTTTCTAGCATGGATTGTTTTTTCAGGTGCAGACTCTTTTTCAGGTACGGATTTTTTCCATCGTATATTTCCTTAAAACAGTGGTCGGGGAAAAGCCGCGCTAAGGCGCGGGAAATGAACGGCGGAATACGGTATTCAAGTTGCTCTGGCTTTTCCTCCTTTTTCTCTCCCAAATTTTTCCCGGTTTCAGGAGTCATATTTTGATACAAAAGATACGGATTATAATCATTATGATCTAAACTCTAATCTTTTACCAGACCTTTGATAAGGTCCGATTTACCCTAAAAAATAGCCCGTGGTTTGAAAAAAGTAAAAAACTCACCTCGCCTTCGAAACCATCAGCTTCACTGACTCATACATCGAACCTATCAGCTCCGTTGTTTCCTTTTCTGCCCCCGGCGTCGAGTTTGCGTCATCCATCATCTGCTGCGGGGATTCGAGGCTTTCGTTCAGCAGTTCCAGGCTTGCATCTATGGTTTCATTGATAGATACATTGACGGATTCATTTGCAAATAATGCGTCAGTGAAGGATTCGTCCGTGAAATTGTTTTCGTTCAGTATTTGCTGCTCCGAGCCCAGGTACGTGAGTACCGAGTCCATGTATTTTACCCCCTCGCTCGTGCCTTCGATGGTCGTTGCAAGGAATGGGTAGTCCGAAGCCCTTGAGCTCAAGGTTGAGTTTATCAGCCTGGTGTTCAGTTCTGCCAGCTCGAGCATCGAGACCATGAAATTGAAAGCCCCTTCCACAGGGACCTCCTCATACTCCGTTGAATTCAGCTCTGTGGAAGTCAGTGTCACGGAAGTGCCCATGACGCTCGTATCGGCCAGCGAAATCTCTCCCGATGAAGCCAGGAGAGCCCCGGCTGCGATAAAGGCTCCCAGAAATATCCCCCAGATGTAAAGCCTCCGGTAATTCTTCAGTCCAGCACCACCTGTACCTTCTATACCACAAGGACCCGCGTGAACCGGCCCCTACTAAAAAATCAGATGGAGCTGCTATAAATATCCGATTTTTATGGGTGGTTTTATTATATTTGGGAAGATTTGAACACTGAAAAAAAGAAGGATTTTGGGGGGCTTTCGTTTATTTTTCCGGAAATTTCGGGCTTAGATGCCGGAATTGCGCTGAAAATTTTGACGGCAAATATAAGTATAAAAATTGAGTGTTGAAAAAAATAGTTAACATTATCTGATTGATTAAATATGAATAATTATTATAATGTTTTAAAAATGTAAAAGCCTGATAATTTTTGAAAAACCAATCGTGTTTATTTCCTCTTCTCCACAAAAACGAAATTCTGTGACTATGCGGGCACGTTTGGCAAATCAGTAGGTCGGAAATTCATTCCTTTTGCATCCCGAATCTTTGATTCAAAGAATGCCCTCAATCTGCCTTTATACACGATACACGATACACGATACACGATGTGCGATACACGATGTACGATTCACGATGTACG
This window encodes:
- the trpE gene encoding anthranilate synthase component I, with protein sequence MFSFDLGKEGFEKLVSGLEKPAIIQLLAKVDSAMIRNLTPLQLYRTLKRTQDAGQQETGKQGTGKQGKGQGKGQGKDQSADKGADKSEGCPGYSYMLESVEKEKTKARYSFVGSDPDAVLTIKDREISVELLKKEASGLFEQVRKEITEGCRDPETGENTIRAAVPPGKDLFDALRLAFPTADGIGLLNSKRFDRQTFLGGAIGFTAYDAIYDSWLDTGKGFESDVPELQYLLVSKSFVFDHLKGDIYIVLTPFIRPGSDPEALYGQAVSEAKKLYTLLEKAVREEGKEKEEGKEKEEGKEKEEGKEKEEEEEEEEEGSEENFMESPASISRTSPPTPVPGVEESERAGFEAAVLQAKEHIFAGDIFQVVLSRKREFQLKESPFELYTRLRAINPSPYMYLFEFGDLAIVGASPETLLTVHERTVITNPIAGTCPRGKTGAEDEELAARMLGDEKERAEHVMLVDLGRNDVRMVAESGSVKVSDFMKVLKYSHVQHIESTVSGKLRPECDQFDAFRAVFPAGTLSGAPKIRAMEIISELENSPRGVYGGGVGYYSWNGDADFAIVIRTVLVRGKLASVQAGAGIVADSDPAYEFRETERKMAAMLRAIEEGA
- a CDS encoding phosphoribosylanthranilate isomerase, encoding MKKSLKNPNPETQPKTRPKTRVKICGLRTPEDIEVAERAGADAVGFITEVPVESPRKLEAGTAASLVAKVPKCLDSVMVIMPENANQALSLIEKVRPDIVQVHSGLPLPELEILRENTDLPIIKALSVPAGLGASKLRNLAKRLLEEVRELEESGTVDSVLLDSGLAGKNGGTGCVHDWALSRQIAEESRLPLVLAGGLKPENVREAIRTVSPYAVDTASGVESGGKKDALKIRSFIQEVRCADVFL
- the trpD gene encoding anthranilate phosphoribosyltransferase; translated protein: MQAYIKKLQEGRDLRPEEAEDALSQILSTAEDEEIGEFLLALRAKGEKPEEIAGFVKGMKKAANTIRPDLPFRLVDVVGTGGDKLNTINVSTAAAIITAAAGVPVAKHGNRAVTSMAGSSDVLDALGIKVNLPPENVQRTIEEIGIGFMFAPVFHPAMKRVAGVRKKLGVRTVFNILGPLTNPAGAKGQVVGVFDKKLCEPLARALKELGSEHALVVHGDGMDEISNISETFVAELKNGEVSTYTLTPEALGMLRAKPEDIEGGSPKENARDLLCIFKGQMGPKRDLVILNAAAALYVSGIVGSIRQAIPIAEDAIDSGKVMVKFNQFKTFTAELHEQGKKRSTLEETLMPASGTPSLSPASGEKA
- the trpA gene encoding tryptophan synthase subunit alpha, with translation MTAGTGKPSISEKFAELKARGEGALVSYVMAGDPSPEATREIVAALARGGTDIIELGLPFSDPVADGPTIQAAGQRALAAGMDTERFFKLVEGLDSGIARIPLVCMTYYNLVFRYGIEKFVEGSAKAGISGLIIPDLPVEEASELRESCERHGLDLIFLIAPTTTGERVKKVLDRSSGFVYLVSRLGVTGTSSEVSGATKELLDRVETDIPKAVGFGVSNGSQAAEIRKAGADGVIVGSAFIKIIESGKNVNKRLETLARELKTGILEAGKSGE
- the trpB gene encoding tryptophan synthase subunit beta; the protein is MKNPGHGKLSGQETGTNAGVKAQAKGKYGKYGGQYVPEVLMPALEELMEGYERYKNDPEFLKELDHYLKDFGGRETPLYFARNLSKKYGAKIYLKREDLVHGGAHKLNNAIGQAILAKYMGKTRLIAETGAGQHGTATAMVGANLGFDTVVYMGAKDIKRQQMNAYRMELMGTEVRPVESGSQTLKDAINEALRDWVTNVENTHYLIGSVVGPHPYPMIVRDFQSVIGREIKEQIMEKEGRLPDSLIACAGGGSNAMGMFYPFIDDREVRLIAVEAGGKALKRTEKAALHSASLCVGEEGVLHGARTKVLQDRNGQILESESVSAGLDYSGVGPELADLADSGRVTPRYVTDDKALEAFHELSRLEGIIPALESSHALAYLKKAAEAGELGELVVVNLSGRGDKDLETVFSKMKEA
- a CDS encoding indole-3-glycerol-phosphate synthase; the protein is MHVKIQQILDTTKTRIRAFGPEIRLGGMPECMQRRDFLSAVAVARAEGRVPVIAEVKPASPGKAFREILPGDAARLAWEMEEAGAVAISVLTEPEVFRGSLENLEAVRRTVCLPVLRKDFIIDRLQLEETQSDLILLIAGVLGENLLDFVDLALKKGFEPLVEVHNAEELELALDTPARVIGINNRNLETLEISLETTEKLAPLIREHDRKNGINHVIVSESGIRGTDDVCRVIDAGADAVLVGSVIMESESVFEKTKELVQSLAWRC
- a CDS encoding M48 family metallopeptidase, with protein sequence MQPLKIAYQAIKPLKNKWGNCSKTNQIRFNWRVVMAKMSIIDYVIVHELCHMKHKNHSKAFWKEVQKILPDYEERKEWLRVHGDLLKI